In the Klebsiella aerogenes KCTC 2190 genome, one interval contains:
- the nqrE gene encoding NADH:ubiquinone reductase (Na(+)-transporting) subunit E, translated as MAHYISLFVRAVFVENMALAFFLGMCTFLAVSKKVSTAFGLGVAVTVVLGLAVPINNLVYNLVLRDGALMEGVDLSFLNFITFIGVIAALVQILEMILDKYFPALYNALGIFLPLIAVNCAIFGGVSFMVQRDYNFPESIVYGFGSGIGWMLAIVAMAGIREKMKYANVPAGLRGLGITFITTGLMALGFMSFSGVQL; from the coding sequence ATGGCTCATTACATTAGCCTGTTTGTCCGCGCGGTGTTTGTTGAGAACATGGCGCTGGCGTTCTTCCTCGGGATGTGTACCTTCCTCGCGGTGTCGAAAAAGGTCTCCACCGCGTTTGGCCTCGGCGTTGCGGTCACGGTGGTGCTGGGTCTTGCTGTACCGATCAACAACCTGGTCTATAACCTGGTACTGCGCGACGGCGCATTGATGGAAGGCGTAGATCTCAGCTTCCTTAACTTCATCACCTTTATCGGGGTAATTGCGGCGCTGGTGCAAATTCTTGAGATGATCCTCGATAAGTACTTCCCGGCACTCTATAACGCGTTAGGGATCTTCCTGCCGCTTATCGCCGTTAACTGCGCTATTTTCGGCGGCGTGTCGTTTATGGTGCAGCGCGATTACAACTTCCCGGAATCGATTGTTTACGGCTTTGGTTCCGGCATCGGCTGGATGCTGGCGATTGTCGCGATGGCGGGAATCCGCGAAAAAATGAAGTACGCCAACGTGCCCGCCGGTCTGCGCGGGTTAGGGATCACCTTTATCACCACCGGACTGATGGCGCTGGGCTTTATGTCATTCTCCGGTGTGCAGCTATAA
- the nqrF gene encoding NADH:ubiquinone reductase (Na(+)-transporting) subunit F gives MEIILGVVMFTLIVLVLSGLILVARSKLVNAGDVVIEINNEADKQIRTPAGDKLLNTLSSNGIFVSSACGGGGSCGQCRVTIKEGGGDILPTELSHITKREAKEGCRLACQVAVKQNMKIELPEEIFGVKKWECEVISNDNKATFIKELKLRVPDGEAVPFRAGGYIQIECPSHKVAYADFDIPDEYRSDWDKFNLFRYVSEVKEPTLRAYSMANYPEEEGIIMLNVRIATPPPKVPDAPPGIMSSYIWSLKPGDKVTISGPFGEFFAKETDAEMVFIGGGAGMAPMRSHIFDQLKRLHSTRKISFWYGARSLREMFYDDEFEQLARENPNFTFHVALSDPLPEDNWTGHTGFIHNVLYENYLRDHPAPEDCEFYMCGPPVMNAAVIKMLKDLGVEDENIMLDDFGG, from the coding sequence ATGGAAATTATTCTTGGCGTGGTGATGTTCACGCTGATCGTGCTGGTCCTGTCGGGGCTTATCCTGGTGGCGCGCTCGAAGCTGGTGAACGCGGGCGACGTGGTTATTGAAATCAATAACGAAGCGGATAAACAGATCCGCACGCCGGCGGGCGACAAACTGCTGAACACGCTCTCCAGCAACGGTATCTTCGTCTCTTCCGCCTGCGGCGGCGGCGGCTCCTGCGGCCAGTGCCGGGTGACCATCAAAGAAGGCGGCGGCGATATTCTGCCGACAGAGCTTTCGCATATCACCAAACGCGAAGCCAAAGAAGGGTGCCGCCTGGCCTGCCAGGTGGCGGTGAAGCAGAATATGAAAATTGAGCTGCCGGAAGAGATTTTCGGCGTGAAAAAATGGGAGTGCGAGGTTATCTCTAATGATAACAAAGCGACCTTCATTAAAGAGCTCAAATTACGGGTGCCGGATGGTGAAGCGGTGCCGTTCCGCGCCGGCGGTTATATTCAGATCGAATGCCCGTCGCATAAAGTGGCCTATGCAGACTTTGATATTCCCGATGAATATCGCTCAGACTGGGACAAGTTCAACCTGTTCCGCTATGTCTCTGAGGTGAAAGAGCCGACCCTGCGCGCCTACTCGATGGCTAACTATCCGGAAGAGGAGGGCATCATTATGCTCAACGTGCGTATCGCCACGCCGCCGCCGAAGGTTCCGGATGCGCCGCCGGGGATAATGTCGTCCTATATCTGGTCGCTGAAGCCTGGCGATAAGGTGACGATTTCCGGGCCGTTTGGCGAGTTCTTTGCCAAAGAGACCGATGCCGAGATGGTGTTTATCGGCGGCGGCGCGGGCATGGCGCCGATGCGTTCGCACATCTTTGACCAGCTTAAGCGCCTGCACAGCACGCGTAAAATCAGCTTCTGGTACGGCGCGCGTTCGCTGCGCGAAATGTTCTATGACGATGAGTTTGAACAGCTGGCGCGCGAAAACCCCAATTTTACCTTCCACGTCGCGCTCTCCGATCCGCTGCCGGAAGATAACTGGACCGGGCATACGGGCTTTATCCATAATGTTCTGTATGAAAACTATCTGCGCGACCATCCGGCGCCGGAAGATTGCGAGTTCTATATGTGCGGGCCGCCGGTGATGAACGCCGCGGTGATTAAAATGCTCAAAGACCTGGGCGTCGAAGATGAGAACATCATGCTCGACGACTTTGGAGGCTGA
- the nqrM gene encoding (Na+)-NQR maturation NqrM, with amino-acid sequence MWTVFVATFVIFALVILGMSLGYLVKRKSIQGSCGGISSLGLEKVCDCPEPCDARKKRLAREAQRQQQRIL; translated from the coding sequence ATGTGGACGGTATTTGTCGCGACCTTTGTGATTTTTGCGCTGGTGATCCTCGGCATGTCCCTGGGCTACCTGGTGAAGCGTAAGAGTATTCAAGGCAGCTGCGGCGGGATCTCCTCGCTGGGGCTGGAGAAAGTCTGCGACTGTCCGGAACCGTGCGATGCGCGTAAGAAACGTCTCGCCCGCGAGGCGCAGCGCCAGCAGCAGCGCATTCTCTAA
- a CDS encoding glycerophosphodiester phosphodiesterase family protein, protein MKKILTVLCLLATGSVFANPQLIAHRGGTGDAPENTLPAIKLALENHAQAIWVTVQLSRDGVPVLYRSSDLSALTNAEGKVSSLTAAELAKVDAGWKWGDDSHPWRGKQATIPTLQSVLQQWPQTFFYIDIKSPDADPAVMGERLLEVLKNTHSLDRVRVYSTEDRYIAALPQPIPRFVSRSETRTRLANVSLSHQCQQDSQRDGDKWYGLELKRKVEVVEKFTLGEGVSPATLTWDKEAMDCFRSQGQAHIIFFGINSAEDYRTAKELGADGVMVDSPAQAKNWQ, encoded by the coding sequence ATGAAGAAAATACTCACGGTACTCTGTCTGCTGGCGACCGGCAGCGTTTTCGCCAATCCGCAGCTGATTGCCCACCGCGGCGGTACCGGCGATGCGCCGGAAAACACCCTACCGGCCATCAAACTGGCGCTGGAAAACCACGCGCAGGCCATCTGGGTCACGGTACAGCTAAGCCGCGATGGCGTACCGGTGCTCTATCGCTCAAGCGATCTCTCCGCCCTGACCAACGCCGAGGGCAAGGTCTCAAGCTTAACCGCCGCCGAGCTGGCAAAAGTCGATGCCGGCTGGAAATGGGGCGATGACAGCCATCCGTGGCGCGGCAAGCAGGCCACGATCCCGACCTTACAAAGCGTGCTGCAGCAGTGGCCGCAGACCTTCTTCTACATCGATATAAAATCACCGGATGCCGATCCGGCGGTGATGGGCGAACGCCTGCTGGAGGTGTTAAAAAATACCCATAGCCTCGACCGGGTACGGGTTTATTCCACCGAAGACCGCTATATCGCCGCTCTGCCGCAACCGATCCCCCGCTTTGTTAGCCGCAGCGAAACCCGAACCAGGCTTGCAAACGTTTCGCTCAGCCACCAGTGCCAGCAAGACAGCCAGCGCGATGGCGATAAGTGGTACGGGCTGGAACTAAAGCGCAAGGTGGAGGTAGTCGAGAAGTTTACCCTTGGTGAAGGCGTTTCTCCGGCGACGCTCACCTGGGATAAAGAGGCGATGGATTGCTTCCGCTCGCAGGGCCAGGCCCACATCATTTTCTTCGGCATCAATAGCGCGGAAGATTATCGAACGGCGAAAGAATTAGGCGCCGACGGCGTGATGGTGGATTCTCCGGCGCAGGCGAAAAACTGGCAGTAA
- the dinB gene encoding DNA polymerase IV yields MRKIIHVDMDCFFAAVEMRDNPALRDIPIAIGGSRVQRGVISTANYPARKFGVRSAMPTATALKLCPHLTLLPGRFDAYKEASNHIREIFSRYTSLIEPLSLDEAYLDVSDSVHCHGSATLMAQEIRQTIERELNLTASAGVAPVKFLAKIASDMNKPNGQFVIAPHQVAEFVRSLPLAKIPGVGKVSAAKLENMGLRTCGDVQNSDLAMLLKRFGKFGRILWERSHGIDEREIHNDRQRKSVGVERTLAEDIHEWSDCEAIIENLYPELERRLAKVKPDLLIARQGIKLKFNDFQLTTQEHVWPRLNKEDLIATARNAWLERRGSRGVRLVGLHVTLLDPQLERQLVLGL; encoded by the coding sequence ATGCGTAAAATTATCCATGTCGATATGGACTGCTTCTTCGCAGCGGTGGAAATGCGTGACAACCCGGCGTTGCGCGATATCCCCATTGCAATCGGCGGCAGTCGGGTACAACGTGGCGTGATTAGTACCGCGAACTATCCTGCGCGTAAGTTTGGCGTGCGCAGCGCGATGCCGACGGCGACGGCGCTTAAACTGTGTCCGCACCTCACGCTGCTGCCGGGGCGCTTTGATGCCTACAAAGAAGCCTCGAACCACATCCGCGAAATTTTCTCCCGCTATACCTCGTTAATCGAGCCGCTGTCGCTGGATGAAGCCTACCTTGACGTGAGCGACAGCGTACACTGCCACGGCTCTGCCACGCTGATGGCCCAGGAGATCCGCCAGACCATCGAGCGTGAACTGAATCTCACCGCTTCAGCGGGCGTGGCGCCGGTAAAATTCCTCGCTAAAATTGCCTCAGATATGAACAAGCCGAATGGCCAGTTCGTCATTGCCCCGCATCAGGTGGCGGAGTTTGTGCGGTCTCTGCCGCTGGCGAAAATTCCCGGCGTCGGGAAGGTGTCGGCGGCGAAGCTGGAAAATATGGGGCTGCGTACCTGTGGCGACGTGCAAAACAGCGATCTGGCGATGCTGCTTAAACGTTTTGGTAAGTTTGGCCGTATCCTGTGGGAGCGCAGCCACGGCATTGACGAGCGCGAAATCCATAACGATCGTCAGCGTAAATCGGTCGGCGTCGAGCGCACTCTGGCGGAAGATATTCATGAGTGGTCAGACTGCGAAGCGATTATCGAAAATCTCTATCCCGAGCTGGAACGCCGTCTGGCGAAGGTAAAACCGGATCTACTGATCGCGCGTCAGGGCATTAAACTGAAGTTTAACGATTTCCAGCTCACTACTCAGGAGCACGTCTGGCCGCGGTTAAACAAAGAGGATTTAATCGCGACCGCGCGCAACGCCTGGCTTGAGCGTCGGGGCAGCCGCGGCGTGCGGCTGGTGGGGTTACACGTGACGCTGCTCGACCCACAGCTCGAACGACAACTGGTACTTGGACTATAA
- a CDS encoding GNAT family N-acetyltransferase, with the protein MLTIRAYVEDDFPALCAIFLRAVKETASRDYSPAQIAAWAQVDESRWRQKFAHSQVLVAVINNQPVGFITVVNDYIDLFFVSPDYTRRGIGHALIGAVCASLPGKILSVDASITARSSFLRQGFRVVAEQRVESRGEWFTNYRMEKRGSGKAE; encoded by the coding sequence ATGTTAACGATCAGGGCGTATGTAGAAGATGATTTTCCGGCGCTGTGCGCCATTTTTTTGCGTGCGGTTAAAGAGACCGCCAGCCGGGATTATTCTCCCGCGCAAATTGCCGCCTGGGCGCAGGTTGATGAATCCCGCTGGCGGCAGAAATTTGCGCATTCGCAAGTGCTGGTGGCGGTTATTAATAATCAGCCGGTTGGATTTATCACTGTCGTTAATGATTATATCGACCTCTTTTTCGTCTCGCCGGATTATACCCGTCGTGGAATCGGTCATGCGCTCATCGGGGCGGTCTGCGCCAGCCTTCCGGGAAAGATATTGTCGGTTGATGCGAGCATAACGGCACGATCCAGTTTTCTTCGCCAGGGATTTCGTGTCGTCGCTGAGCAGCGAGTAGAATCGCGTGGAGAGTGGTTCACTAACTATCGAATGGAAAAACGCGGTTCGGGTAAGGCTGAATAG